Below is a genomic region from candidate division KSB1 bacterium.
ATCATTGATGAGCCGCTGTTTCATCATCAGATTTTCGGCTCGCAATGGTGGTATCCTCCCAGAGAAGATTGGATTGTCCGTGCCATCGAAACGAGCGAAAAGAAGGTGCAAGATTATGTGGCTATATTATTTTTGGCTTGTGTGAGAGATTATGATGATAAAAAGGCCCGATATGAACTGTGGGGCAAAGGCGGCGGATTCACGGCTGGCATCGGCGCCAATAGTCAATATGGCCTCTCCTATTGGGAGGTCACGCATGCCCATCATGGATCAGGGAATAATTGGCTCATGGTTCATGAATTTCATCATCAACTCGATGAGCTGTTTCTGGTAAGCGGCTACCCAGAGTATTGGTTCAACCATTTCTCCCCTACTGTCAACACCGCTGCCGATTTTGGCGAGCATTTCGATGGCAATGCCTGGATCCTGAAAAATTGGCCGATTAGCAACTGGTATGATCTGAAATTCGGCCAAATTCAATTCACCGCTGACACTGATATGGATGGTATCCCCGATGATGATCCGAAATTGCCTATGGATGAAAAACGCCTCAATAGTAGCCCCAACCGTAAAGACAGCGATGGCGACGGAGTATCTGATCTCGAGGAAATCTATTTTTCCAATTGGATCATCGAGGGGTGTGGCGAGACCTATGGAGCACCAGCCCTGCTGCCTAATCTGATCGCATCAGACACTGATCGCGATGGACTGTCCGATAAAACTGATCCTTATCCGCTATATCCGTTTGAGCCGAAGATCAAATATCATCCGAACAAACTGACCAACCAGAACCTTTTTGCCCGATTGTTAGATCCGCGGATTGAATCCGAAGTTTTTGCTCGATGGGATTCGCTCAATCTCTGTTTCTCTTTTAAAATGGATCGACTCGCTCCAATTAAGCTGATGATCGATGCGGATGCCGATGGCTGGTTCATCGGTCGCGACAATTATCTGATTTATCTGAAGCCCAAAGATGCTATCTCGCTCGATACTGAACTTGTGATAGTGAATTGCGCTGATCCTAAACAGTGGCCATTTCATGACAAGGAACTTGCAAAACAATTTACAGTGACCACCGAAATTAAAAAACTCGAAGATCAGTATCTAATCGATATCACCATCCCTAAAAATGATTACACTGGATTGACTTTGGCCCCGGGAGAGCCCATCGGGGTCAATATCGGCTTTTCCGTGATCATGGATGCTGATGGCCACGAGCGCTATCTGACCATTTTTGAACCAAATCGCTTTTTTGATGTCGAACTGGTTAAGTGAGGTTTTCAAAAGCGGAGATTGCAATGAAAAGAAGCGTGGTGCTGATCGTTGTTTTGATCTTTGGTCAATGGTGTTTTCTTTGGGGTCAAGAGGAATGTACTGTTGCTGTGATATCTGGGAAAGCGACGATCGATGGCAGACCGCTGCTCTGGAAGAATCGGGATACCAGCTCGCGGGATAACGCAGTGGCGTACTTTAATGATGGGAGATTTTCCTATATCGGTGTGATTAATGCCGGGGACTCTACACAGGTTTGGATGGGCGTCAATTCCGCTGGTTTTTGCATCATGAACTCAGAATCTCAGGATTTGGAGGGCGATACGCTGGATGCTGAAGGTTATTTCATGAAGCAAGCATTGATGGAATGTGCCACAGCGGCCGATTTCGAACAACTCCTTTTGAAAACGAACGAAACTGGTCGAGAAACCAAAGCCAATTTCGGCGTTATCGATGCCACCGGCGCTGCGATAATATTTGAAACTGGCAATCACAGTTTCACAAAATTTGACGCCAATGATCCTCATACAGCGCCATTGGGATTCATTGTTCGAGCAAATTTTGCTATCACTGGGGTCGATACCAGCAAAGGCTATGGCCAAGTGAGGTATCGTAGAGCGAATCAGTTATTTGAACAATTTGCCAAAGAAAATAAGCTGAGCCATCAAGCCATTTTGCGATTTATTGCACGCGATTTGGCTAATGAGAAAATAGATCCCTACCCATTGCCCTTCAATGGCCAAGAGGATGACAAACCGTTCGGTTTTGTCCGAACCTATCATTCCATCAATCGATTTCGAACAGCATCTTGTGCCGTGTTTCACGGAGTGCTGCCAAAAGAAAATCCACTGCTGACGACCATGTGGGTGATTCTCGGAGAGCCGATTTGCGGGATTTCCGTTCCAACCTGGGTCGCGGCAGGTCTCGTGCCTAGCGTGATGACTGGGGATTCGGTTGCGCTTCTGAATCGATTGATCCAGCAGCTCGAACAAAAGGCATATCCTGATACCTCGCTAAGCAGATTCGTGGACACAAAGGCACTGGTCGATCAACATGGAAAGGGAATATTTCAAAAGCTATTTAAAAAAGAGGACTTTATTTTTAAGATCACAGAGGAAAAATTGAAAAATTGGCGACGGAAAAATCCCAGTGCAAAAGCCATCCTGAAATTTGAAACCGAGATGAGTGAGAAGGCAACAATGTGGCTAAAGAATATTTTAGCGAATTAATTTGAGATGAACTTTCTGAGCTAACCGAAATAAGATCTTCCTGGGCTCCAAAGACTTGTTCCTGAGCATCACCATTCCATGAATAAATAATGGAGAACAACTTCGGTTAGAGCAAGATTTTGATGGGGGGCTGTATTCGGCGATGATGGTTTTGTCAGATTTACCGAAATAAGGTCTCCAGCATGGATGATCGCTATGCATTGATTCTGATTAATGGAAAAAGGCTCAGATAGAAAGCAACCTCTCATTCTGATTTAAACTCTCGTGCATTTGAGCATGGGAGAAAAATAAGCTATTGGATTGATTCATAAAGCATGATGCTTGAGGCAGAATTCAATTTCTAACTAAATAACCGAGATATTGGGATCAGGCAATAACTCTTTTTCAACAGTCAGTAGCCCAAATTTCTAAGCTGAACGGCAGCCAGATCAACACAAAGCCTGTACCCAAAAAATAAATAGATTGAAACGAATGCACCAGCACGTTCGTGCATTTTCATGCAGCTTGTCCGACATCTCACTAAAAAAACAAAGCCTGAATTTTTCATCCAGGCTTTCTCTTAGTAGCGGGGGTAGGATTCGAACCTACGGCCTTTGGGTTATGAGCCCAACGAGCTACCAACTGCTCCACCCCGCGATCAATAGTTTTATATTAAAATGGTAATTTTATCCTGAGTACGTATCCTCTATTCAAGCTTAAGAATCAATCTAAAAGTCTATCGTTATTTTCAGCGAGCAAAAGGAGCGAAGAATCTCGTGCTTAATCTAAAATGCTTAGGCTTCTGACAAGGATTCTTCCTTAATTTGCGCCTCAGTATAACGTAATTTCCTTTTTCAATCGCTTAGTTCAATTTGCGTGGTCATCTGGCTGAATTCCATTATAAGATCGATAAACATCGGACACCCCCCAATTGATATTCCGTTTCAAGCGTCATCGGCTTACTGGCCAGATTCAGTCAATAAGAATCAGCTATTCGTGATCGGCTCGTTTCTAAAAAATTTGTGGTTAATATAATGGTTTTTGCAATCAAAGTCAAGACTTTTTTCTGGCATTTTCATAGAAAAAAATCCGATCCTATAAAAAAAACTATGAATTTTGGTCGTAATTTATTATATTAGCCATCCCGATTCAAAAAAAACGGCGTTATGATTAGAATCTTGCAATGAGAATCAGTGCGTCATTCAGCGCGAAGGGAATGAATCTCTCAATTCTATCATGAAAAAGATCGCTTCTTTGCTTCGCTGCTCGCAATGGCTTGGCAAGTGATATTGTGCATTTATCTAAAAAGCGCTTGCTTATCGGGTTTCATCAAAAATGAAGGGTTCCAATGGCTCAATTGAAATACATCGATTGCTATGCCGCCGTGGGAAAATGGACTGGAAAAGATTTTGAAGCCCCCTGGACCATAGATCAAATGCTCTCGGACATGGAACGCTGTCTGATTCATGGAGCGCTTGTCTATACGCATCTTGCGAGAGAACTTCAGCCATCGGTTGGGAATCAGATGGTGTTAGATATCTGTCATCGTTTTCCTCGACTTATTCCTTGCTGGGTGGTGCTTCCCCATCAGTGTGACGAAGCACCGCCTGGACCGAAGTTGGTTCAAGAAATGCTCGAAAAAGGGGTTAAGGCTGCGAAGCTATTTCCTAAATTGCATCGTTTCCCCCTTAAAGATCCCGTAATGGATTTGCTATTTAATTCGCTACAAGATGCGGGTATTCCTGTGATTTTCGATCGTGGCGAACATGAGCCAGAGGCTCAGCAAATTGATTGGGATGACATCCATTGGATTTGTACCAATTATCCCCGACTCAATGTGATTCTGCACGGCGTCCGTTGGGAGGCCACGCGACATCTGCTGCCGCTCCTGAAACGATTTCCCCATTTGTATTGTGAGTTTTCCAATCATCAGGGCAATCGAATCATCGAATTTTTGGTGAAAGAAATCGGGGCCGACCAGTTATTATTCGGAACGCAAATGATGCAGAAAAGCCCTGGTGCAGCCAAAGCTTTTATCGACTATGCTGACATCAGCCTGGAACACCGCAAAAAGATCGCTCACGAAAATTTAGCTCGACTGTTGAAGCTCCAGTATTTGCCTGATGATTATCCTGATGATCGCAATTCCGATAAGATTTTGCAGCAGGTACGTTCAGCAAAGCCGATCGCTGACATGGAAGTGATCGATTCCCACGCACATATCAGTGAAAAGGGACATTCAGATATTGTTATCGCCCCCATGCCAGAAGCTGATGCTGCTGGTCTGGTCGAACGAAACAGGCGAATTGGAGTTGATATTACCTGCGTGAGTTCTTGGACGGGAATCTGGAACGATTATGAACGTGGGAATGAAATTGTCTACCAGGCTATTCAAGATTTTCCCGAGCATATCGTTGGATATGCCACCCTTGATCCGAATTATGTCTTGGACTGGGATCTCGAAATTCAGCGCTGTCATCAGACTTATGGCATGAAAGGGATGAAACCATATTTTCCACGAAATAAAGTGCCGTATAACGATCAACGATATCGAACCTGGTTTAGCTACGGCAATCAGCATCGACTGTTTGCGCTGATGCATTTTTCAGATAATTTTGTCAAAGAGATGGAAGAATTGGCAGCAATGTATCCAGAGATCTCATTTCTACTGGCCCATTCTGGTATGAGCTATGAGACTGCACGGAAGCACGTTGCTTTGGCCAAGCAATTTCCCAACATTTTTCTTGAGATCACCTATACCGCTGTGACAAATGGCGTGATCGAGTATATGGTCAGAGAGGTCGGGTCTGAACGTGTCATCTATGGTTCGGATGCCGTTATGCGCGACCCTATCCCCCAATTCGGATGGCTGGCTTATTCGAACATCTCCGAGGCGGACAAACGAAACATTCTTGGGAAAAATATGCGCAGGATCATCGACCGCTGCATTTGATTTTACCGATTTGCGTTGCAATCAGACATTCGTGTGAGCGTTGGATACTTTTTTTGATTTGATTCTCAAATAATTTTGTTGAAGATTTTTTCAATAAGCAGGGTTAATCAAAATCGCTAACAAAATGGAAGGATGAAGATGACCAAATCAATTGCTCTTTTTGAAATTTTGAAGCAACATCGATTAATTGGGCTACTGACTCCTAAAGATGCTGAGCAATGTGTCGTGGCTTATGAGACGCTCAATCCGCTTGGTGTGGTATTAGAGATCGCTTTTCGCTCCAAAGCTGCGGCTGATGGGATTCGAGCCGTTTTAAACCGTCATCCTGACGCGCTTATCCTCGCTGGCACTGTCATGACCGAAACTCAGGCGAAATTAGCTATCGATACCGGAGTCGCTGGTATTGTCTCGGCCGATTATATTCCATCCGTTGTGGAAATCGCAGTGAGAAACGATGTGATGTGCATTCCTGGTGGGTTAGCGGATTGCGGAAAACAGCTTGTTCAAAAAGCACAGCTCTATGGCTGTGACCTGGATGAATTGAGAGAGCGCTACCCCTACCAATACATTTACAAACTGTTCCCTGCATTGACCGAAACGGGATCGAATATAGGATTGGCCAAGGCCTGGAAGGGACCATATAAAGGGCTTCGTATCGTTTACACTGGAGGCATTTCTCTGGAAAATTTGCAAAACATCGTGCAAATGGATCCGGAAGGCATTTATTGTGGATCAGCTGTGACCAAGGCAATCGATCAACCAGACCTCATGCGCGCCGAAGCGCAAAAGTGGCTCAATATCATAAAGCGAGCTTAATTTCCAAATTGGTAATCGGGCAGATGCTCGATCGATTCAAATCGAAGGGTTCGATCAGCGCTCCATTCAACAACAATCATGTGGCTCCGAAAAATTGGCTCGATCGCGCCTGATGAATGGGGTGAGGGTTTAAGCTTGGATCAAGTATCAATGGTAAAAAACATACCTCTAAAAAATCCAAAGCCAGACGGCAAAAAATTTATTGACAGCTTGATGAATGGTTCTCGGCGCCAGTCCGTCCGGCTGGTTGAATACATCATTGACGATGTGGTCATGAAGCCGATCGTTACGGAACTATTGAATCGGCCATGGGTCGCTCTGGGACGGGATCGTGAATCTCAGCAGGGATATTTGGAAAATTTCATCCAATTCTGGTATCGGATGGGCTATGATTTTGTACGCTTCGAAGAGGCTTTGCCGCTCTATCGAACCTATTTGGTTGCCAAGGATGTTGGAGCTGATAAGACCAGAGACAGAATTTGGGTGGATCAACATCGGGGGGCGATCATGTCCTGGAACGATTTCGAGACATATCCTTGGCCCAATGTATCGGAAATGGATTTCTTTAAATTCGAATATTTGAACGATCATTTGCCGGATGGCATGGGGCTGATCACTTGCCACGGCGCCGGTGTATTTGAGCATGTGTCACAGTTGATGTCCTATGAAGGCCTTTGTTTGGCGCTTTATGACCAGCCCGATTTAGTAAAGGCGATTACCGACAAGATTGGCGAATTGATCTACAGCTTCTATGAGCATCTGCTCGATTTAGACCGAGTCATCGCCATTTTTCAAGGCGATGATATGGGCTTTCGCAGTGGCACGCTGATCGCCCCAGAAGCGCTGCAACAATATTTTCTGCCCTGGCACAAAAAATTGGCTGCCCTGGTCCATCAACATGGACGTCCATATTTCCTGCATTCTTGCGGCAACCTCGAAGCCATCATGGAAAACCTGATCAATGACGTACAAATAGACGGCAAACATTCATTCGAGGACGCGATCATTCCGGTTCAGGATTTCCAGCTCAAATATGGCGACCGCATCGCAATATTGGGAGGGCTGGACATCAATATCCTTTCTAATAGCTCTCAGGATGTAGTGCGAGCAAAAACGCGTATTCTGATTGAGACCTGTGGCAGTCGAGGGAAATATGCCGTTGGCTCAGGGAACTCAATTCCTTCTTACGTTCCTGTGGAAAATTATCTAGCAATGGTGGATGAGGCGATAGCTCTTTATTGAGTATTATTTCAAATGATCTATTTCTGATCTTCATTTAATCGAAATTGAAGGGAAACCTATTTTTTCCCCACGGATGATAGAACAACCGCTGATTTAAGATGTTTGAAAAAAATTCTCCAACGGATTGAAACAACCCAACGGATGCCTCCCCGAGCTCCATGCGCAGCGCTTCATGCGATTTAAAGCAGCTATTTTATTCCCCACGGATGGTAAAACAGCCGCTGATTTAAGATGTTTGAAAAAAATCTCCAACGGATTGAAACAACCCAATGGATGCCCCCCCGAACTCCATGCGCCATGCCCCATGCTCCATGCCCCTGTTCCTTGCGATAGAATTAATCTACCGCTATAACCTCAAACTCCTCAAATAACCCATAATCCACCAGCGCATAATCGTGTCCCGCAGGCTGCTGCTTGGGCGGGAATTTCCAGCTCCATGGGGTGACCAATCCTTTCGTTTGCTGCTGATGAAATGGGCCTAAGATATTTTTCAACGAACCAATAACTCTGACAGAAACGGTATTTTTGCCTTCGGTGATGAAATCCGTGATGGCTAATTGATAGGGCTGGCTGTAAATCAGCCCCGCTTTTTTCCCATTGACCAGCACTTCGGCTACGGTGCCAGACCATTTTCCCAGTCGAACCCAGCATTCCCGATACCTCTGGTCGAAATCATAAATTTTGGTGTATTCTACGGCAGCAGGATAGGTGGGCAGTCCCAAATTTTTCCACGATCCGATAGCCAATGGCGCTGGATTCGAGATGGTAAAACCTTTAGCTGATGGCTTGACGGCAAAATCGCCGATGAGATAAACGGGCTCGATCTCGGCAAAGATGGACATGGGGCGGCAGATCAATTTGATCGAATTCTGTCCCAGTTTTGCATTATCGCCGATGGCATAAACCCCATTTTCTCGGGAGAGCCACCATTCCCCTGGAATCGGTTTGGCTTCATTGCCGTTGACCAATACCCGATAGAGATGGGGCCACTCCACTACCAATTTTATCCCCTTCATTTTTTCGGCATCAAAATCCTGCTGAATAGCAAATGGATATTCCACCTCGAAGCCGCTCTCGGCGGCAAAGGTATCCGCATCGACGAGTGTCGATTTGAACTGAACCGCTACGGTCCAGGGATTGCCTCGCTCGATCCCGTGCGCACGGAAAACCTCCATGGCGGCATCATGGTG
It encodes:
- a CDS encoding amidohydrolase family protein, coding for MAQLKYIDCYAAVGKWTGKDFEAPWTIDQMLSDMERCLIHGALVYTHLARELQPSVGNQMVLDICHRFPRLIPCWVVLPHQCDEAPPGPKLVQEMLEKGVKAAKLFPKLHRFPLKDPVMDLLFNSLQDAGIPVIFDRGEHEPEAQQIDWDDIHWICTNYPRLNVILHGVRWEATRHLLPLLKRFPHLYCEFSNHQGNRIIEFLVKEIGADQLLFGTQMMQKSPGAAKAFIDYADISLEHRKKIAHENLARLLKLQYLPDDYPDDRNSDKILQQVRSAKPIADMEVIDSHAHISEKGHSDIVIAPMPEADAAGLVERNRRIGVDITCVSSWTGIWNDYERGNEIVYQAIQDFPEHIVGYATLDPNYVLDWDLEIQRCHQTYGMKGMKPYFPRNKVPYNDQRYRTWFSYGNQHRLFALMHFSDNFVKEMEELAAMYPEISFLLAHSGMSYETARKHVALAKQFPNIFLEITYTAVTNGVIEYMVREVGSERVIYGSDAVMRDPIPQFGWLAYSNISEADKRNILGKNMRRIIDRCI
- a CDS encoding bifunctional 4-hydroxy-2-oxoglutarate aldolase/2-dehydro-3-deoxy-phosphogluconate aldolase, with product MTKSIALFEILKQHRLIGLLTPKDAEQCVVAYETLNPLGVVLEIAFRSKAAADGIRAVLNRHPDALILAGTVMTETQAKLAIDTGVAGIVSADYIPSVVEIAVRNDVMCIPGGLADCGKQLVQKAQLYGCDLDELRERYPYQYIYKLFPALTETGSNIGLAKAWKGPYKGLRIVYTGGISLENLQNIVQMDPEGIYCGSAVTKAIDQPDLMRAEAQKWLNIIKRA